From the genome of Streptomyces sp. NBC_00659, one region includes:
- the radA gene encoding DNA repair protein RadA, with amino-acid sequence MAVRTKSAKDRPSYRCTECGWQTAKWLGRCAECQAWGTVEEYGAPAVRTTAPGRVTTSAVPIGQVDVRQATARSTGVPELDRVLGGGLVPGAVVLVAGEPGVGKSTLLLDVAAKSASDEHRTLYVTGEESASQVRLRADRIKAIDDHLYLAAETDLSAVLGHLDAVKPSLLILDSVQTVASPEIDGAPGGMAQVREVAGALIRASKDRGMSTLLVGHVTKDGAIAGPRLLEHLVDVVLSFEGDRHARLRLVRGVKNRYGTTDEVGCFELHDEGITGLADPSGLFLTRRAEPVPGTCLTVTLEGRRPLVAEVQALTVDSQIPSPRRTTSGLETSRVSMMLAVLEQRGRISALGKRDIYSATVGGVKLTEPAADLAVALALASAASDVPLPKNLVAIGEVGLAGEVRRVTGVQRRLAEAHRLGFTHALVPTDPGKVPAGMKVLEVADIGAALSVLPRSRRREAPRDEEQRR; translated from the coding sequence ATGGCTGTCCGTACGAAATCCGCGAAGGACCGTCCGTCCTACCGCTGCACCGAGTGCGGCTGGCAGACGGCCAAATGGCTCGGCCGTTGCGCCGAATGCCAGGCCTGGGGGACGGTCGAGGAGTACGGCGCGCCCGCTGTCCGTACGACGGCACCGGGCCGGGTCACCACGTCCGCGGTGCCCATCGGACAGGTCGACGTCCGTCAGGCCACCGCCCGCAGCACCGGCGTGCCCGAGCTGGACCGTGTCCTCGGCGGCGGTCTCGTGCCCGGAGCCGTCGTCCTCGTCGCGGGCGAGCCCGGCGTCGGCAAGTCCACCCTCCTGCTGGACGTGGCGGCCAAGTCGGCGAGTGACGAACACCGCACCTTGTATGTGACGGGCGAGGAGTCGGCCAGCCAGGTGCGGCTGCGCGCGGACCGCATCAAGGCCATCGACGACCACCTCTATCTCGCCGCGGAGACGGATCTGTCCGCCGTCCTCGGTCATCTGGACGCGGTGAAGCCGTCACTGCTGATCCTGGACTCCGTCCAGACCGTCGCCTCCCCGGAGATCGACGGCGCGCCCGGCGGCATGGCCCAGGTCCGGGAGGTGGCGGGCGCGCTCATCCGGGCCTCCAAGGACCGCGGCATGTCCACCCTGCTCGTGGGCCATGTCACCAAGGACGGCGCGATCGCCGGACCCCGGCTGCTCGAACACCTCGTGGACGTCGTCCTGTCCTTCGAGGGCGACCGGCACGCGCGCCTGAGGCTCGTCCGAGGGGTCAAGAACCGCTACGGCACGACGGACGAGGTCGGCTGTTTCGAGCTGCACGACGAGGGCATCACCGGGCTCGCCGACCCCTCGGGGCTCTTCCTGACGCGCCGTGCCGAGCCCGTCCCGGGCACCTGTCTGACCGTCACTCTCGAAGGCCGCCGTCCCCTGGTCGCCGAGGTCCAGGCGCTCACCGTGGACTCCCAGATCCCCTCCCCGCGCCGTACGACATCCGGCCTGGAGACCTCCCGCGTCTCGATGATGCTCGCCGTTCTGGAGCAGCGCGGCCGGATCAGCGCTCTCGGAAAGCGGGACATCTACTCGGCGACGGTCGGCGGTGTGAAGCTCACCGAGCCCGCCGCGGACCTCGCCGTCGCGCTCGCCCTGGCGTCCGCCGCCAGTGACGTCCCGCTGCCCAAGAACCTCGTGGCGATCGGCGAGGTGGGGCTCGCGGGCGAGGTCAGACGGGTCACGGGCGTCCAGCGCCGGCTGGCCGAGGCCCACCGCCTGGGCTTCACCCACGCCCTCGTACCGACCGATCCGGGCAAGGTTCCCGCCGGCATGAAGGTCCTGGAAGTGGCCGACATCGGTGCGGCTCTGAGTGTCCTTCCGCGCTCGCGTCGCAGAGAGGCCCCACGGGACGAGGAGCAGCGCCGGTAG
- the disA gene encoding DNA integrity scanning diadenylate cyclase DisA, protein MAANDRAAAPGKSGGSSGADGLMRAALSAVAPGTALRDGLERILRGNTGGLIVLGSDKTVEAMCTGGFVLDVEFTATRLRELCKLDGGIVLDKDITKILRAGVQLVPDPTIHTEETGTRHRTADRVSKQVGYPIVSVSQSMRLIALYVGGQRRVLEDSAAILSRANQALATLERYKLRLDEVAGTLSALEIEDLVTVRDVSAVAQRLEMVRRIATEIAEYVVELGTDGRLLTLQLDELIAGVEPDRELVVRDYVPEPTAKRSRTVDEALSELDALSHAELLELSTVAKALGYTGSPEALDSAVSPRGFRLLAKVPRLPGAIIDRLVEHFGGLQKLLAASVDDLQTVDGVGEARARSVREGLSRLAESSILERYV, encoded by the coding sequence GTGGCAGCCAACGACCGGGCAGCAGCTCCCGGAAAGTCCGGCGGGAGCTCCGGCGCCGATGGCCTGATGCGCGCCGCACTCAGCGCCGTGGCACCCGGTACGGCCCTGCGCGACGGGCTGGAACGGATCCTCCGCGGCAACACGGGCGGACTCATCGTGCTCGGCTCCGACAAGACCGTCGAAGCGATGTGCACGGGTGGATTCGTCCTGGATGTCGAGTTCACCGCGACCCGTCTGCGTGAACTGTGCAAGCTCGACGGCGGCATCGTGCTCGACAAGGACATCACCAAAATCCTTCGGGCGGGCGTGCAGCTGGTGCCCGACCCGACGATCCACACGGAGGAGACGGGCACGCGGCACCGCACCGCGGACCGGGTGAGCAAGCAGGTCGGCTACCCCATCGTGTCGGTCTCCCAGTCGATGCGTCTGATCGCCCTGTACGTCGGCGGTCAGCGCCGCGTCCTGGAGGACTCCGCCGCGATCCTCTCCCGTGCGAACCAGGCCCTCGCCACTCTGGAGCGCTACAAGCTCCGCCTGGACGAGGTCGCGGGCACGCTGTCGGCGCTGGAGATCGAGGACCTCGTCACGGTCCGGGACGTCTCCGCGGTCGCCCAGCGTCTGGAGATGGTGCGCCGTATCGCCACCGAGATCGCCGAGTACGTGGTGGAACTGGGCACGGACGGGCGGCTGCTGACCCTCCAGCTCGACGAGCTGATCGCCGGCGTCGAGCCCGACCGTGAGCTGGTCGTCCGGGACTACGTGCCCGAGCCGACCGCCAAGCGTTCCCGCACGGTCGACGAGGCGCTGTCCGAGCTGGACGCGCTCAGTCACGCCGAGCTCCTCGAACTGTCCACGGTGGCCAAGGCGTTGGGCTACACCGGCTCCCCCGAGGCGCTCGACTCCGCGGTCTCTCCGCGCGGGTTCCGTCTCCTCGCCAAGGTGCCGCGGCTGCCCGGCGCGATCATCGACCGGCTCGTGGAGCACTTCGGCGGTCTCCAGAAGCTGCTCGCCGCGAGCGTGGACGACCTCCAGACGGTCGACGGCGTGGGCGAGGCCCGGGCCCGCAGTGTCCGCGAGGGCCTGTCCCGTCTCGCGGAGTCGTCGATCCTGGAGCGCTACGTCTAG
- a CDS encoding MDR family MFS transporter, with amino-acid sequence MADKTKAAEPAVEQTGKPAEGEKRQRSVRVVLLALMLTMMLAMLDNMIVGTAMPTIVGELGGLEHLSWVVTAYTLATAASTPIWGKVGDMYGRKGAFMSSIVIFLIGSALSGMAQNMGELIGFRAIQGLGAGGLMVGVMAIIGDLIPPRERGKYQGMMAGIMALAMIGGPLIGGTITDNWGWRWSFYINLPLGAVALAAISIVLHLPKKRSETRIDYLGAVLLTIGITSIVLVTTWGGTEYAWSSARIMELIGLGVAALVGFVFWQTKAAEPILPLHIFRSRNFTLMSIIGFVTGFAMFGATLFLPLYQQAVQGASATNSGLLLLPMLGAMLVTSMVAGRVTTATGRYKIFPVLGGVLMVIGLYLLSTMDTDTTRFMSGVYMAVLGLGMGCLMQVTMLVAQNSVEMKDMGVASSSSTLFRTLGSSFGVAVMGALFNNRVKDVMAEKAGALGSKITEQSPQLDAASLAKLPAAAREAYQHAVSAGTHSAFLLGASVAVIVMISSVFVKEVALKGAGAPKPGEGGASDEAPQVQLAEPV; translated from the coding sequence ATGGCGGACAAGACGAAAGCGGCCGAACCGGCCGTGGAGCAGACCGGGAAACCGGCCGAGGGCGAGAAGCGGCAGCGCAGCGTGCGCGTGGTCCTGCTCGCGCTGATGCTCACGATGATGCTGGCGATGCTCGACAACATGATCGTCGGCACGGCCATGCCGACCATCGTGGGCGAGCTCGGCGGACTCGAACACCTTTCCTGGGTCGTGACGGCGTACACCCTCGCCACCGCGGCCTCCACCCCGATCTGGGGCAAGGTCGGCGACATGTACGGGCGCAAGGGCGCCTTCATGTCGTCGATCGTGATCTTCCTGATCGGCTCCGCGCTGAGCGGCATGGCCCAGAACATGGGTGAGCTGATCGGATTCCGGGCCATCCAGGGTCTCGGCGCCGGCGGTCTCATGGTCGGCGTCATGGCGATCATCGGTGACCTGATCCCGCCCCGTGAGCGCGGCAAGTACCAGGGCATGATGGCCGGCATCATGGCGCTGGCGATGATCGGCGGTCCGCTGATCGGCGGCACCATCACCGACAACTGGGGCTGGCGCTGGTCCTTCTACATCAACCTGCCGCTCGGCGCGGTCGCGCTCGCCGCGATCAGCATCGTCCTGCACCTGCCGAAGAAGCGGTCCGAGACGCGCATCGACTACCTCGGTGCCGTGCTGCTGACCATCGGCATCACCTCCATCGTCCTCGTCACCACCTGGGGCGGCACGGAGTACGCCTGGTCGTCCGCGCGGATCATGGAGCTCATCGGCCTCGGTGTCGCCGCGCTGGTCGGGTTCGTCTTCTGGCAGACCAAGGCCGCCGAGCCGATCCTGCCGCTGCACATCTTCCGCAGCCGCAACTTCACCCTGATGTCGATCATCGGCTTCGTCACCGGCTTCGCCATGTTCGGCGCCACGCTGTTCCTGCCGCTGTACCAGCAGGCGGTACAGGGCGCGTCCGCGACCAACTCCGGTCTGCTGCTGCTGCCCATGCTGGGCGCGATGCTCGTGACGTCGATGGTCGCCGGCCGGGTCACCACCGCCACCGGCCGCTACAAGATCTTCCCCGTCCTCGGCGGGGTGCTGATGGTGATCGGCCTCTACCTGCTGTCGACGATGGACACGGACACCACCCGTTTCATGTCCGGCGTCTACATGGCCGTCCTCGGCCTGGGCATGGGCTGCCTGATGCAGGTCACCATGCTGGTGGCGCAGAACAGCGTGGAGATGAAGGACATGGGCGTCGCGTCCTCCTCCTCCACCCTGTTCCGCACGCTCGGCTCGTCGTTCGGTGTCGCCGTCATGGGCGCGCTGTTCAACAACCGCGTCAAGGACGTCATGGCCGAGAAGGCCGGCGCGCTGGGCTCGAAGATCACCGAGCAGTCCCCGCAGCTGGACGCGGCGAGCCTGGCGAAGCTGCCGGCGGCGGCGCGCGAGGCCTACCAGCACGCGGTGTCGGCCGGTACGCACTCGGCCTTCCTGCTGGGCGCGTCGGTGGCCGTGATCGTGATGATCTCGTCGGTGTTCGTCAAGGAGGTCGCTCTCAAGGGAGCGGGTGCGCCCAAGCCCGGCGAGGGCGGCGCGTCGGACGAGGCACCCCAGGTCCAGCTCGCCGAGCCGGTCTGA
- the cseB gene encoding two-component system response regulator CseB — protein MAEQTHVLFVEDDDVIREATQLALERDGFAVTAMPDGLSGLEAFRADRPDIALLDVMVPGLDGVSLCRRIRDESTVPVIMLSARADSIDIVLGLEAGADDYVTKPFDGAVLVARIRAVLRRFGHASGGAGAAEGTAPVEGGVLVFGELEVDTEGMEVTRGGTPVALTPTEMRLLLEFSSAPGTVLSRDKLLERVWDYGWGGDTRVVDVHVQRLRTKIGQDRIETVRGFGYKLKA, from the coding sequence ATGGCAGAGCAGACCCACGTCCTGTTCGTCGAGGACGACGACGTCATCCGCGAGGCCACACAACTCGCCCTGGAGCGCGACGGCTTCGCGGTCACGGCCATGCCCGACGGGCTCTCGGGCCTGGAGGCGTTCCGCGCCGACCGTCCCGACATCGCCCTGCTGGACGTGATGGTCCCCGGGCTCGACGGTGTGTCGCTGTGCCGCCGTATCCGCGACGAGTCGACCGTGCCGGTCATCATGCTGTCGGCGCGCGCCGACTCGATCGACATCGTGCTCGGCCTGGAGGCCGGCGCCGACGACTACGTGACCAAGCCCTTCGACGGCGCCGTGCTGGTCGCCCGTATCCGCGCGGTGCTGCGCCGCTTCGGGCACGCGAGCGGCGGCGCGGGCGCGGCCGAGGGGACTGCTCCGGTGGAGGGCGGGGTGCTCGTCTTCGGTGAGCTGGAGGTCGACACCGAGGGCATGGAGGTGACCCGGGGCGGCACGCCGGTGGCACTGACGCCCACCGAGATGCGGCTGCTCCTGGAGTTCTCGTCCGCGCCGGGGACGGTGCTGAGCCGCGACAAGCTGCTGGAGCGGGTGTGGGACTACGGCTGGGGCGGGGACACCCGGGTGGTCGACGTCCATGTGCAGCGACTGCGTACGAAGATCGGCCAGGACCGTATCGAGACGGTCCGCGGCTTCGGCTACAAGTTGAAGGCCTGA
- a CDS encoding SigE family RNA polymerase sigma factor, protein MAQGEVLEFEEYVRTRQDALLRSARRLVPDPVDAQDLLQTALVRTYGRWDGIADKRLADAYLRRVMINTRTEWWRARKLEEVPTEQLPDACVEDATEQHADRALLMDIMKVLAPKQRSVVVLRHWEQMSTEETAAALGMSAGTVKSTLHRALARLREELESRDLDARALEREERERCAA, encoded by the coding sequence ATGGCGCAGGGCGAGGTGCTCGAATTCGAGGAGTACGTCCGAACCCGGCAGGACGCGCTGCTGCGCAGTGCGCGCCGTCTGGTCCCCGACCCGGTCGACGCCCAGGACCTGCTCCAGACCGCGCTCGTGCGGACGTACGGCCGCTGGGACGGCATCGCGGACAAGCGTCTCGCCGACGCCTATCTGCGCCGCGTGATGATCAATACGCGTACCGAGTGGTGGCGGGCCCGCAAGCTCGAGGAGGTGCCCACCGAGCAGCTGCCGGACGCGTGTGTGGAGGACGCCACCGAACAGCACGCGGACCGTGCGCTGCTGATGGACATCATGAAGGTGCTGGCACCCAAGCAGCGCAGTGTCGTGGTGCTGCGACACTGGGAGCAGATGTCCACGGAGGAGACGGCCGCCGCGCTCGGCATGTCGGCCGGAACGGTCAAGAGCACGCTGCACCGGGCGCTGGCCCGGCTCCGCGAGGAGCTGGAGAGCCGCGACCTGGACGCCCGCGCGCTCGAACGTGAGGAGCGGGAGCGTTGCGCGGCCTAG
- the cseC gene encoding two-component system sensor histidine kinase CseC — MRGIFQRSAAAGNPSAAGRGPVPGGRAEAGVGVGTGSREGVGAGSGAGRGEVLGGGGSRRPGAVTGRGRRIGIGIDRGTDSGTSIRTGIRWKLSTAIALVGALVAVALSLVVHNAARVSMLDNSRDLADERIQLAERMYGPGRPPSFGAKIDDPSIPSDLMVKVSEGRRATYVSDSSNGVPDIWAAVPLGNGQVLSWHERFTDRNADVMKDLDQALIIGSIAVVFGGSALGVLIGGQLSRRLRKAAAAANRVAKGEPDVRVRDAIGGVVLDETDDLARAVDAMADALQQRIEAERRVTADIAHELRTPVTGLLTAAELLPPGRPTELVRDRAQAMRTLVEDVLEVARLDGASERAELQDLMLGEFVARRIAAKGADVEVRVVHESEVTTDPRRLERVLLNLLANAARHGRPPIEVTVEGRVIRVRDHGPGFPEKLLAEGPSRFRTGSTDRAGDGHGLGLTIAAGQARVLGARLTFRNVRPAGAPESVPAEGAVAVLWLPEHAPTNTGSYPILPASGK; from the coding sequence ATGCGGGGGATATTTCAGCGTTCCGCTGCTGCGGGGAACCCTTCGGCCGCGGGGCGGGGACCGGTTCCGGGCGGACGTGCGGAAGCGGGGGTCGGAGTGGGCACGGGTTCGCGCGAGGGGGTCGGTGCCGGGTCGGGTGCCGGCCGGGGCGAGGTTCTCGGCGGGGGCGGGAGCAGGAGGCCCGGCGCGGTCACCGGCCGGGGCCGGCGCATCGGCATCGGGATAGACCGGGGCACCGATTCGGGTACGAGCATCCGTACCGGCATCCGCTGGAAGCTCAGCACCGCGATCGCCCTGGTCGGCGCGCTGGTCGCCGTCGCGCTGAGCCTGGTCGTCCACAACGCGGCCCGCGTCTCGATGCTGGACAACTCGCGCGACCTCGCCGACGAGCGCATCCAGCTCGCTGAGCGCATGTACGGGCCGGGCCGGCCGCCGTCGTTCGGGGCGAAGATAGACGATCCCTCCATTCCGTCGGACCTGATGGTGAAGGTCTCGGAGGGACGGCGGGCGACCTATGTCTCGGACAGCTCGAACGGCGTGCCGGACATCTGGGCCGCCGTACCCCTCGGGAACGGCCAGGTGCTGTCCTGGCACGAGCGGTTCACGGACCGCAACGCGGACGTGATGAAGGACCTCGACCAGGCGCTGATCATCGGCTCCATCGCGGTCGTCTTCGGCGGCAGCGCGCTCGGTGTGCTGATCGGCGGCCAGCTGTCGCGCCGGCTGCGCAAGGCGGCGGCCGCGGCGAACCGGGTCGCCAAGGGGGAACCGGACGTCCGGGTGCGGGACGCGATCGGCGGTGTCGTGCTCGACGAGACCGACGACCTCGCGCGGGCCGTGGACGCCATGGCCGACGCGCTCCAGCAGCGCATCGAGGCCGAGCGCCGGGTGACCGCCGACATCGCCCATGAACTGCGCACCCCGGTGACCGGGCTGCTCACGGCGGCCGAACTCCTGCCGCCCGGCCGCCCCACCGAGCTCGTACGGGACCGCGCGCAGGCCATGCGCACGCTGGTCGAGGACGTCCTGGAGGTCGCCCGGCTCGACGGGGCCTCCGAGCGGGCCGAGTTGCAGGACCTCATGCTCGGCGAGTTCGTGGCCCGGCGGATCGCCGCCAAGGGCGCGGACGTCGAGGTGCGGGTGGTGCACGAGTCGGAGGTCACGACGGACCCGCGCCGTCTGGAGCGCGTCCTGCTCAACCTTCTGGCGAACGCGGCCCGGCACGGCAGGCCGCCGATCGAGGTCACCGTCGAGGGCCGGGTCATCCGCGTCCGCGACCACGGCCCCGGTTTCCCCGAGAAGCTCCTCGCCGAGGGACCGAGCCGCTTCCGCACCGGCAGCACCGACCGGGCGGGCGACGGTCACGGACTGGGCCTCACCATCGCCGCCGGCCAGGCCCGGGTGCTCGGCGCACGGCTGACCTTCCGCAACGTACGGCCCGCCGGGGCCCCGGAGAGCGTGCCCGCCGAGGGCGCGGTCGCGGTGCTGTGGCTGCCGGAACACGCGCCGACGAACACGGGGAGCTATCCGATACTGCCGGCGTCCGGGAAGTAG
- a CDS encoding A/G-specific adenine glycosylase: protein MTAPTKPTGPTRNATGEDLHTPVIAWFDEHARDLPWRHPDAGPWAVMVSEFMLQQTPVNRVLPVYEQWLARWPRPADLAKDAPGEAVRAWGRLGYPRRALRLHGAAVAIAERHGGDVPTDHAQLLALPGIGEYTAAAVASFAYGQRHPVLDTNVRRVFARAVTGVQYPPNATTAAERKLARALLPESESTAARWAAASMELGALICTARNETCHRCPIAAQCAWRLAGKPEHDGPPRKGQTYAGTDRQVRGKLLAVLREAHVPVPQTALDRVWDEPVQRGRALDGLVADGLVEPLPGGLYRLPLT from the coding sequence ATGACTGCACCCACCAAGCCCACCGGGCCCACCCGGAACGCCACCGGCGAGGACCTCCACACCCCCGTCATCGCCTGGTTCGACGAGCACGCCCGCGATCTGCCCTGGCGGCATCCCGATGCCGGCCCCTGGGCGGTGATGGTCAGCGAGTTCATGCTCCAGCAGACCCCCGTCAACCGCGTCCTGCCCGTCTACGAGCAGTGGCTGGCCCGCTGGCCGCGCCCCGCCGATCTGGCGAAGGACGCGCCCGGAGAGGCGGTCCGGGCCTGGGGACGGCTCGGCTATCCGCGCCGCGCCCTGCGTCTGCACGGCGCCGCAGTGGCCATAGCGGAGCGGCACGGCGGCGACGTACCGACCGATCACGCGCAGCTGCTGGCGCTGCCCGGCATCGGCGAGTACACGGCGGCGGCGGTCGCGTCGTTCGCGTACGGCCAGCGTCATCCCGTCCTGGACACGAACGTCCGCAGGGTCTTCGCCCGAGCCGTCACCGGCGTGCAGTACCCGCCGAACGCCACCACCGCCGCCGAGCGCAAGCTCGCCCGCGCCCTGCTGCCCGAGAGCGAGAGCACGGCGGCGCGCTGGGCCGCCGCCTCCATGGAACTCGGCGCGCTGATCTGCACGGCGAGGAACGAGACGTGCCACCGCTGCCCGATCGCCGCGCAGTGCGCCTGGCGGCTGGCCGGCAAGCCGGAGCACGACGGACCGCCGCGCAAGGGGCAGACGTACGCGGGCACGGACCGCCAGGTGCGCGGCAAGCTGCTGGCCGTCCTGCGGGAGGCGCATGTGCCGGTTCCACAGACCGCGCTGGACCGGGTGTGGGACGAGCCGGTGCAGCGGGGCCGCGCGCTCGACGGACTCGTCGCCGACGGACTGGTCGAGCCGCTCCCCGGCGGTCTGTATCGGTTGCCCCTCACCTAG
- a CDS encoding BACON domain-containing protein has product MSSSPETSTHTTGAHRAYGAARKRAAVPRGATPHTLVQRPPARYEPYLDGLFTYCLSVLCDHDAATAALGDALALAERRGPRGPEAAGDRRAWLYALARWSCLRKLTEARRKRQAAHASGRQASRRGGLQGPAGGPREGAALDAAHKAAADRRAAEAVSAVPVSEEVQDHRRRELSLLAWPEAAGTTPEQREALELAVRHQLAAREVAAVLGMDLVVARELLASAACEVERTRAALAVVETGACPSVARLTGDSRLVLSTTLRGELVRHVDDCPRCRRTAERAAPGAWPGTSVTPAALPVLQAPHAALRTAMAHAPRARSSAPRFDRRGFPMDPKDHAARRDRLRARAVTTTIVATVVAAPVLALWAAYRGAPLTGEGVDGRPASTSEAQDPEGLDGGQAGGYENAGNASAGPGSRVTKGGSSDVSVEVVSARGTTPGHLAVTAGTSGDTTMVTLTASGSSPVRWSARTGAAWLYLSRSSGTLEPGESMTVKVYVDHLREPAGHWTARVAIAPAGAVVTITGYGKAGSSSHPGGKPDPTASTPTPSGAGSTPAATPSQDPSPTPADPTPTATATETSSPDPGTSSAPPGEGGDPGTGTP; this is encoded by the coding sequence ATGAGCAGCAGTCCGGAGACCTCCACGCACACCACCGGCGCACACCGGGCGTACGGAGCCGCGCGCAAGCGGGCGGCCGTGCCCCGTGGTGCGACCCCCCACACCCTGGTCCAGCGTCCCCCCGCGCGTTACGAGCCCTACCTGGACGGCCTGTTCACCTATTGCCTGTCCGTACTGTGCGACCACGACGCGGCCACCGCCGCCCTGGGGGACGCCCTGGCGCTCGCCGAGCGGCGCGGCCCGCGTGGACCGGAGGCGGCCGGTGACCGCAGGGCCTGGCTCTACGCGCTCGCCCGCTGGTCCTGTCTGCGCAAGCTCACCGAAGCCCGGCGCAAGCGCCAGGCCGCGCACGCCTCCGGGCGGCAGGCGTCTCGCAGGGGCGGCCTTCAAGGGCCTGCGGGCGGACCCCGTGAAGGGGCCGCCCTCGACGCGGCGCACAAGGCCGCCGCCGACCGGCGCGCGGCCGAGGCGGTGAGTGCCGTTCCCGTGTCCGAGGAGGTCCAGGACCACCGCCGTCGCGAACTCTCCCTGCTGGCCTGGCCGGAGGCCGCCGGAACCACCCCCGAACAGCGCGAGGCGCTCGAACTCGCGGTGCGCCACCAGCTCGCCGCCCGCGAGGTCGCCGCCGTCCTCGGCATGGACCTCGTCGTGGCGCGCGAACTGCTCGCCTCCGCCGCCTGCGAGGTCGAACGCACCCGGGCGGCCCTCGCCGTCGTGGAGACCGGCGCCTGCCCGAGCGTCGCCCGGCTCACCGGAGACAGCCGGCTGGTGCTGAGCACCACCCTGCGCGGCGAGCTGGTCCGGCACGTCGACGACTGCCCGCGCTGCCGCCGCACCGCCGAACGCGCCGCCCCCGGCGCCTGGCCCGGCACGAGCGTCACGCCCGCGGCGCTTCCCGTGCTCCAGGCCCCGCACGCGGCCCTGCGCACCGCGATGGCGCACGCCCCCCGCGCGCGGAGCAGCGCCCCGCGCTTCGACCGGCGCGGCTTTCCGATGGACCCCAAGGACCACGCCGCCCGAAGAGACCGCCTTCGCGCGCGGGCCGTCACGACCACGATCGTCGCCACCGTCGTCGCCGCGCCCGTTCTCGCCCTCTGGGCCGCCTACCGGGGCGCGCCCCTGACCGGTGAGGGAGTGGACGGCCGTCCGGCCAGTACGAGCGAGGCCCAGGATCCCGAGGGTCTGGACGGCGGGCAGGCGGGCGGCTACGAGAACGCCGGGAACGCCAGCGCGGGACCCGGCTCCCGCGTCACCAAGGGCGGCTCCTCGGACGTCTCCGTCGAGGTCGTCAGCGCCCGCGGAACGACCCCGGGACACCTGGCGGTGACGGCCGGAACCAGCGGGGACACGACGATGGTCACGCTGACCGCGTCCGGCAGCTCCCCGGTCCGCTGGTCCGCGCGCACCGGCGCGGCCTGGCTCTACCTCAGCCGGTCCTCGGGAACGCTCGAACCGGGCGAGTCGATGACGGTCAAGGTGTACGTCGACCACCTCCGCGAGCCGGCGGGCCACTGGACCGCGCGGGTGGCGATCGCCCCGGCGGGCGCGGTGGTCACGATCACCGGGTACGGGAAGGCGGGCTCGTCCTCCCACCCCGGCGGGAAACCGGACCCCACCGCGAGCACCCCGACCCCCTCGGGGGCGGGCTCCACCCCGGCCGCGACCCCCAGCCAGGACCCGTCCCCGACTCCGGCGGACCCGACGCCGACGGCCACCGCCACCGAGACGTCCTCCCCGGACCCGGGAACCTCTTCGGCGCCGCCGGGGGAGGGCGGCGACCCGGGAACGGGCACGCCGTAG
- a CDS encoding Ppx/GppA phosphatase family protein yields MRLGVLDVGSNTVHLLVVDAHPGARPLPAHSHKAELRLAQLLDESGAIGPEGVDKLIETVQDALEAAEDKGVEALLPFATSAVREASNADEVLARVQAETDVELQVLTGAEEARLTFLAARRWFGWSAGKLLGLDIGGGSLEIAYGMDEEPDAAVSLPLGAGRLTAGWLPTDPADPADVRALRRHVRAQIARTVGEFSRFGAPDHVVATSKTFKQLARIAGAARSTDGLYVQRELKRRSLEDWVPRLASMTADERAELPGVSPGRSGQLLAGALVAEAAMDLFGVETLEVCPWALREGVILRRLDQMASE; encoded by the coding sequence ATGAGACTCGGTGTCCTCGACGTGGGATCGAACACGGTGCATCTGCTGGTGGTGGACGCGCACCCCGGCGCCCGGCCGCTGCCCGCCCACTCGCACAAGGCGGAACTGCGGCTTGCCCAACTGCTCGACGAGAGCGGGGCGATCGGCCCCGAAGGTGTCGACAAGCTGATCGAGACGGTCCAGGACGCCCTGGAGGCCGCCGAGGACAAGGGTGTCGAGGCTCTGCTGCCCTTCGCGACGTCGGCCGTGCGCGAGGCCAGCAACGCCGACGAGGTTCTCGCCCGGGTGCAGGCCGAGACCGATGTCGAGCTCCAGGTCCTCACCGGTGCCGAGGAGGCGCGGCTCACCTTCCTGGCGGCCCGCCGCTGGTTCGGCTGGTCCGCGGGCAAGCTGCTCGGCCTCGACATCGGCGGCGGCTCCCTGGAGATCGCGTATGGCATGGACGAGGAGCCGGACGCGGCGGTGTCGCTGCCGCTCGGTGCCGGCCGGCTGACCGCGGGCTGGCTGCCCACCGACCCGGCGGACCCGGCGGACGTGCGGGCGCTGCGCCGGCATGTGCGGGCCCAGATCGCCCGGACGGTCGGGGAGTTCAGCCGCTTCGGCGCCCCGGACCACGTGGTCGCCACCTCCAAGACGTTCAAGCAGCTCGCCCGTATCGCCGGTGCCGCCCGCTCCACCGACGGCCTGTACGTCCAGCGCGAGCTCAAGCGCCGCTCGCTGGAGGACTGGGTCCCGCGCCTCGCGTCCATGACGGCCGACGAACGGGCCGAGCTGCCGGGCGTCTCCCCGGGCCGCTCCGGCCAGCTCCTCGCCGGTGCCCTGGTCGCCGAGGCCGCCATGGACCTCTTCGGCGTCGAAACCCTGGAGGTCTGCCCCTGGGCCCTGCGCGAGGGCGTCATCCTGCGCCGCCTGGACCAGATGGCCTCGGAGTAA